Proteins encoded by one window of Gammaproteobacteria bacterium:
- a CDS encoding pseudouridine synthase gives MNERLQKLIAHSGFTSRRGAEELIKQGRVSVDGAPAHLGQKIDPEHASVMIDGVPLPVAPGLVYYLLNKPPGVVSTVRDPQGRRTVVDIVGSETRLYPVGRLDVESEGLLILTNDGDLAHLLMHPKFEVAKTYMVLVDANPTARQLRILREGVDLEDGSAAALSARVIDRSKGQALIEIVMGEGRKREVRRMCADVGLPVLRLIRTAIGPLRDRTLRPGSFRPLTLDEVRSLYAAAAP, from the coding sequence GTGAACGAGCGCCTCCAGAAACTCATCGCTCACTCAGGGTTCACCTCGCGCCGTGGTGCGGAGGAACTCATCAAACAAGGGAGAGTTTCGGTCGACGGTGCTCCCGCTCATCTGGGACAGAAGATCGACCCTGAGCACGCATCCGTCATGATCGATGGAGTTCCACTCCCCGTGGCACCAGGCCTCGTCTACTACCTGCTGAACAAGCCGCCCGGAGTCGTCAGTACGGTACGCGACCCGCAGGGCCGCCGCACCGTTGTCGATATCGTCGGCAGCGAAACGAGGTTGTATCCGGTGGGACGGCTGGATGTGGAATCCGAGGGGCTACTCATCCTCACCAACGATGGAGATCTGGCTCACCTGCTGATGCACCCGAAGTTCGAGGTTGCCAAGACGTACATGGTGCTCGTCGATGCGAACCCGACCGCCCGTCAACTCCGCATCCTTCGAGAAGGTGTCGATCTGGAGGACGGGTCTGCGGCCGCGCTCTCGGCGCGGGTGATCGATCGTTCGAAGGGACAAGCTCTCATCGAGATCGTGATGGGGGAAGGACGCAAGCGTGAGGTGCGTCGGATGTGCGCCGATGTCGGCCTGCCCGTCTTGAGGCTCATTCGGACAGCCATAGGGCCGCTGCGAGATCGTACGCTTCGACCCGGGTCGTTCCGGCCATTGACCCTCGATGAAGTGCGAAGCCTCTACGCGGCAGCAGCCCCATGA
- the aroA gene encoding 3-phosphoshikimate 1-carboxyvinyltransferase, translated as MRRRITPTTARGEMTVPGSRSITNRALVAAALADGVSSLRGVPVCDDTQAMIDGLRSLGVSIRRHDDQLLVTGRGGRIGRPGAVVNALASGTTARFLTAVACLGEQKAVVNGVKRLQERPLGPLVDALRKMGAQIEGEHLPLLVGGGSLVAGSVEVDASASSQFVSALALIGPVIEGGLSIRWGELVSRPFVEMTVEVMATFGVTVELSDRGLTVSDRATYGAAEMSIPPDAASAVYPALAAAITRGRVVIRGLQRAPSQADLRVFDMFQEMGCRVEWSRTGVRVDGPERLRAVDADMGSAPDGALAVAIAAAFADGTSRIRGLDTLAAKESDRTAGLAQGLTAMGATVEVEAAGLSITAGDPREATIDPHADHRMAMVFSVAGLGRKGIRVEDSDCVGKTWPGFYEDMNRICGSSWARPDPRESAE; from the coding sequence ATGAGACGCCGTATCACACCGACCACAGCCCGGGGAGAGATGACCGTGCCGGGGTCTCGAAGCATCACGAACCGGGCCCTGGTGGCGGCCGCTCTGGCCGACGGAGTGAGTTCCCTTCGCGGGGTCCCAGTCTGCGACGACACGCAAGCCATGATCGACGGTTTGCGCAGTCTCGGTGTGAGCATCCGCCGGCATGACGACCAGCTGTTGGTCACCGGCAGGGGCGGGAGAATCGGCAGGCCCGGAGCGGTCGTCAATGCGTTGGCTTCCGGCACGACCGCACGATTCCTGACGGCGGTCGCCTGTCTCGGTGAGCAGAAGGCCGTCGTGAACGGTGTGAAGCGGCTGCAGGAACGGCCTCTCGGGCCTCTCGTCGATGCGCTTCGCAAGATGGGCGCCCAGATTGAAGGTGAACACCTGCCCCTCCTTGTCGGAGGAGGCAGCCTCGTGGCCGGCAGCGTCGAGGTCGATGCCTCGGCTTCGAGCCAGTTCGTCTCGGCACTGGCCTTGATCGGACCCGTGATCGAGGGCGGTCTATCGATTCGGTGGGGTGAACTCGTGTCGAGACCTTTCGTCGAGATGACCGTGGAGGTCATGGCGACCTTCGGCGTGACCGTCGAGCTGTCCGATCGTGGTCTCACCGTCTCGGACCGAGCCACCTATGGGGCGGCAGAGATGTCGATTCCTCCCGACGCGGCGTCTGCCGTATACCCCGCGCTGGCCGCGGCCATCACCAGGGGCAGAGTCGTGATCAGGGGATTGCAGCGAGCCCCTTCCCAGGCAGACTTGCGAGTGTTCGACATGTTCCAGGAGATGGGTTGCCGTGTCGAGTGGAGCAGGACGGGTGTCCGCGTAGACGGTCCCGAACGCCTACGCGCGGTGGACGCCGACATGGGTAGTGCACCGGACGGAGCTCTCGCCGTGGCGATCGCAGCAGCGTTTGCCGACGGAACCTCGAGGATTCGCGGTCTGGATACGCTCGCAGCCAAGGAGAGCGACCGTACTGCCGGACTCGCCCAAGGGCTGACGGCGATGGGGGCCACGGTCGAGGTCGAGGCCGCCGGTCTCTCCATCACTGCCGGCGATCCTCGTGAAGCGACCATCGATCCACATGCAGATCATCGCATGGCCATGGTGTTCTCTGTCGCCGGGCTCGGCAGGAAGGGGATCCGCGTTGAGGACAGCGACTGTGTGGGCAAGACGTGGCCCGGCTTCTATGAGGACATGAATCGGATCTGTGGTTCGAGCTGGGCACGCCCAGACCCCCGGGAATCTGCCGAGTGA
- a CDS encoding (d)CMP kinase — MEHLVIAIDGPGGSGKTTVSRALAKALGVAHLDTGAFYRAVTLAALRAGLSAPSDLAALAERIDLRYEDGHMYLDGEDVCEAIRSEAVNAFVSVVSAEPAVRRAMVERQRRWVEEHGNRAVVEGRDIGTVVFPHAELKIFLVARPEIRASRRAHELDSPGVENVKQDLARRDHLDSSRAVSPLSPAEDAVTLDTSDVTVPDVVEHILTLL, encoded by the coding sequence ATGGAGCACCTCGTGATAGCGATCGACGGGCCGGGAGGATCCGGTAAGACCACGGTGAGCCGCGCTCTCGCCAAGGCTCTCGGAGTGGCACATCTGGATACCGGTGCGTTCTATCGAGCGGTTACTCTCGCGGCACTTCGGGCGGGACTCTCCGCTCCATCGGACCTGGCCGCTCTCGCGGAGCGCATCGATCTGCGGTACGAGGACGGGCACATGTATCTCGATGGGGAAGACGTCTGCGAGGCAATCCGTTCAGAAGCCGTCAATGCGTTCGTGTCGGTGGTCAGTGCAGAGCCGGCCGTGCGTAGGGCAATGGTGGAACGCCAACGGCGCTGGGTGGAGGAGCATGGTAACCGGGCTGTCGTCGAGGGACGGGATATCGGGACCGTAGTGTTCCCCCACGCGGAACTGAAGATCTTCCTCGTTGCACGCCCAGAGATCAGAGCCTCACGGCGGGCCCATGAACTCGACTCCCCCGGAGTAGAGAACGTGAAACAGGACCTCGCGCGGCGCGACCACCTGGACTCTTCTCGCGCCGTGTCACCGCTGAGCCCGGCAGAAGACGCAGTCACGCTCGACACCTCGGACGTGACCGTGCCCGACGTCGTCGAGCATATCCTGACTCTGCTCTGA
- the ispH gene encoding 4-hydroxy-3-methylbut-2-enyl diphosphate reductase: MVDQVLLAEPRGFCAGVEMAIKALMWMIRVFDPPVYCYHEIVHNEWVVRAFEDVGVVFVDDIAEVPHGAPLMLSAHGSAPEVVQAAQAWAGVVIDAVCPLVTKVHHEVRRMAERGFDIIYVGHEGHDEAIGTVAEAPDAITLVEPEEGLDAFAPADESRVALLAQTTLGMHEWEAVLEAASARFAGLRTARRSDLCYATTNRQEAVKDLAKRTDLILVVGSETSSNTRALVRVARRAGTPAHRVDSAGQIEDRWLEGVGVVGVTAGASAPDHLVREVIDRIAPRNGYQVARVTDEDEYFPLPRQLRGFLTALQFAVEGGFCVRSPGETGPLQKDRTWTATEALVALNS, from the coding sequence ATGGTCGATCAGGTACTCCTCGCCGAGCCACGCGGTTTCTGCGCCGGTGTGGAGATGGCCATCAAAGCGCTCATGTGGATGATCCGCGTCTTTGATCCCCCCGTCTACTGCTACCACGAAATCGTGCACAATGAGTGGGTTGTCAGAGCGTTCGAAGACGTCGGTGTGGTCTTCGTCGACGATATCGCCGAAGTCCCTCATGGTGCTCCGCTCATGCTGTCCGCACACGGATCAGCCCCGGAAGTCGTGCAGGCGGCTCAGGCGTGGGCGGGTGTTGTGATCGACGCCGTATGTCCGCTGGTGACCAAGGTGCACCATGAGGTCAGGCGCATGGCCGAACGAGGGTTCGACATCATCTATGTGGGTCACGAAGGACACGATGAAGCCATCGGTACCGTCGCCGAGGCACCAGACGCGATCACGCTCGTCGAACCGGAAGAAGGGCTCGATGCCTTTGCGCCGGCCGATGAGTCCCGTGTCGCTCTGCTCGCACAAACCACCCTCGGAATGCACGAGTGGGAAGCCGTGCTGGAGGCCGCATCGGCTCGTTTCGCCGGGCTCCGCACCGCCCGGCGCAGCGACCTCTGCTATGCGACGACGAATCGTCAGGAGGCAGTCAAGGATCTCGCCAAGCGCACAGACCTGATCCTGGTCGTCGGATCTGAAACATCGTCGAATACCAGGGCGCTCGTCAGAGTCGCCCGACGAGCCGGGACGCCGGCGCACAGGGTGGACTCGGCGGGGCAGATCGAGGATCGCTGGTTGGAGGGGGTCGGCGTCGTTGGAGTCACGGCGGGCGCTTCGGCGCCAGATCACCTCGTGCGCGAAGTGATCGACAGAATCGCGCCGCGCAACGGATATCAAGTGGCGCGTGTCACCGACGAAGACGAGTACTTTCCACTTCCGCGTCAGTTGCGTGGCTTCCTCACCGCTCTCCAATTCGCGGTGGAAGGAGGGTTCTGTGTCCGCAGCCCTGGCGAGACAGGACCACTCCAGAAGGATCGAACATGGACGGCGACGGAGGCGCTGGTCGCGCTGAACTCCTGA
- the der gene encoding ribosome biogenesis GTPase Der produces MSRMPVVAVVGRPNVGKSSLVNRILGRRMAVVQEEPGVTRDRREFRAEWAGREFLLVDTGGWELNPSEELVAAISAQAEAALGAADVVLLVLDATAGISSDDAEVASLLRGAPNEVIVVANKVDSPRQDFDTAELWQLGLGEPMPISALHGRGVGDLLDRVVAGLPEGVGQTVKDVQTLAIIGRPNVGKSTLLNRLVGQERVLVSPVPGTTRDPIDAMIELGERPFKVVDTAGIRRTPKVKDPADFYSVLRAKGALAEADVALLLIDTVDGVAQQDQRIAQAAAESGAGLIVLLNKWDAADLEQREMVTRDVADRLQFVGWAPLLRVSALTGARLHRLAPAVDRVLESREFRIPTGTLNRLIRGWQASHPPPVRKGRRPRILYAVQAGTSPPTIILFVSGDQPGDDYLRYLENRLRDEFGFEGTPIKIFARRRQGRSR; encoded by the coding sequence GTGAGTCGTATGCCCGTGGTCGCCGTCGTGGGGCGCCCGAACGTCGGAAAATCCAGCCTCGTCAACCGAATCCTCGGTCGGCGCATGGCCGTCGTGCAAGAAGAACCCGGCGTCACCAGGGATCGCAGAGAGTTTCGGGCCGAATGGGCCGGACGAGAGTTCCTCCTCGTCGATACCGGCGGATGGGAGCTCAATCCGAGCGAGGAACTCGTTGCCGCGATCTCCGCCCAGGCGGAGGCTGCGCTCGGAGCGGCAGACGTCGTCTTGCTCGTCCTCGACGCCACTGCGGGGATTTCCTCCGATGATGCAGAAGTCGCGTCGCTGCTGCGCGGCGCCCCCAATGAGGTGATCGTCGTCGCCAACAAGGTCGATAGTCCCCGCCAGGATTTCGACACGGCGGAGTTGTGGCAGCTCGGGCTCGGCGAACCGATGCCGATCAGCGCCCTGCACGGTCGCGGGGTGGGGGATCTTCTGGATCGTGTCGTGGCCGGACTCCCCGAAGGTGTGGGACAGACGGTCAAAGACGTTCAGACCCTCGCGATCATCGGGCGCCCGAACGTGGGTAAGTCGACACTGCTGAACCGTCTCGTCGGACAAGAACGAGTCCTCGTGTCTCCCGTGCCGGGAACGACACGGGATCCCATCGACGCGATGATCGAACTGGGGGAGCGACCCTTCAAAGTGGTGGACACCGCCGGCATCCGACGTACTCCAAAGGTGAAGGACCCTGCTGATTTCTACTCGGTTCTTCGTGCCAAAGGGGCGCTTGCCGAAGCCGATGTCGCCCTTCTGCTCATCGACACCGTCGATGGTGTCGCTCAGCAGGACCAACGGATCGCTCAGGCGGCAGCCGAGTCCGGCGCAGGTCTGATCGTTCTGCTGAACAAGTGGGATGCGGCCGACCTCGAACAACGCGAAATGGTGACGCGCGATGTCGCCGACCGTCTCCAATTCGTGGGATGGGCACCACTGCTACGCGTGTCGGCGCTCACCGGAGCGCGCCTACATCGCCTCGCTCCTGCCGTTGATCGGGTGCTCGAGTCGAGAGAGTTTCGCATTCCGACCGGAACACTGAACCGGCTCATCAGGGGGTGGCAGGCGAGCCACCCGCCTCCGGTCAGGAAAGGGCGCCGGCCGCGAATCCTCTACGCCGTCCAAGCAGGGACCTCTCCTCCGACGATCATCCTCTTCGTCTCGGGCGACCAACCAGGTGACGACTACCTGCGCTATCTCGAGAACCGTCTCCGCGACGAGTTCGGATTCGAGGGGACCCCGATCAAGATCTTCGCGAGACGCCGCCAAGGTCGATCAAGGTAG
- a CDS encoding thiolase domain-containing protein (Catalyzes the synthesis of acetoacetyl coenzyme A from two molecules of acetyl coenzyme A. It can also act as a thiolase, catalyzing the reverse reaction and generating two-carbon units from the four-carbon product of fatty acid oxidation) codes for MRTVYAISGGVSKFAKARPDKTFQAVIKEAYDDAITDLGLDFRTFIALADGSVASYFSDHFTRQLMAGIMAQDYLGLLPKPSHRVEGGGATGGLCFQEAWKTVASGDMDICVAYGFETMSHVETWKGNEFIALASDVSWDYPVGGFYSGYYAMMVSRHMKEFGTTPEQMAAVSVKNHRNAYFNPYAQKRNKYTIEDVRNAPMVAWPLTRLDICVMSDGAAVTILVSEEGLAKIEEAGGRVRRPLVKVAGIGRGTDAMRMSDRPHVDYDTFMREYATEQEKGSDDTRSYYKELWDHGTRYPGVHSFRAGRSAGNMAYKRAGISNPLEDLDFVELHDAYTSSEIQTYEDLGLCRYGEGGPFAASGKAFLPGIDYGLDLPDDPVMPVNPSGGLIACGHPVGATGLMQAVFSMWQLQGTINEHFKDATLQVQDAKKGAIHSHAGTGTYVTVSILERED; via the coding sequence ATGCGCACGGTCTACGCAATCTCAGGCGGTGTATCCAAGTTCGCCAAGGCACGTCCGGACAAGACGTTCCAGGCGGTGATCAAAGAGGCGTATGACGACGCCATCACCGACCTCGGGCTCGACTTCCGTACGTTCATCGCCCTGGCAGATGGATCAGTTGCCTCCTATTTCTCCGACCACTTCACTCGTCAGCTCATGGCGGGGATCATGGCCCAGGACTATCTGGGGCTCCTCCCCAAGCCCAGTCACCGCGTGGAAGGCGGCGGAGCGACGGGAGGACTGTGCTTTCAGGAAGCATGGAAAACCGTCGCTTCGGGCGACATGGACATCTGCGTCGCCTACGGCTTCGAGACGATGAGCCACGTCGAGACATGGAAGGGAAACGAGTTCATCGCACTCGCCTCCGACGTCTCGTGGGATTACCCGGTGGGCGGGTTCTACTCCGGGTACTACGCCATGATGGTGTCACGCCACATGAAGGAGTTCGGCACGACTCCGGAACAGATGGCGGCCGTGTCGGTCAAGAATCATCGCAACGCGTACTTCAACCCGTACGCCCAGAAGCGGAACAAGTACACGATCGAGGACGTGCGCAACGCTCCTATGGTTGCATGGCCCCTCACCCGTCTCGACATCTGTGTGATGTCCGACGGGGCGGCGGTGACGATCCTCGTTTCAGAGGAGGGACTCGCAAAGATCGAGGAGGCGGGTGGCCGGGTACGGCGCCCCCTCGTCAAAGTGGCCGGCATCGGCCGCGGTACCGACGCGATGCGGATGTCGGATCGTCCGCATGTCGATTACGACACGTTCATGCGAGAGTACGCAACGGAGCAGGAGAAGGGTTCGGACGACACCCGCTCCTACTACAAAGAGCTGTGGGATCACGGCACGCGCTATCCGGGGGTCCACTCGTTCAGGGCCGGCCGTAGTGCCGGCAACATGGCGTACAAGCGAGCAGGCATCAGCAACCCGCTCGAAGATCTGGACTTTGTCGAGTTGCACGACGCGTACACGTCGTCGGAGATACAGACGTATGAAGACCTCGGCCTCTGCCGGTATGGAGAAGGAGGCCCATTCGCGGCATCCGGCAAAGCGTTCCTCCCCGGAATCGACTACGGCTTGGATCTGCCCGATGATCCGGTGATGCCGGTCAACCCGTCTGGAGGCCTGATTGCCTGCGGTCACCCCGTCGGCGCGACGGGACTCATGCAGGCGGTCTTCTCGATGTGGCAACTCCAGGGCACGATCAACGAGCATTTCAAGGACGCGACCCTCCAAGTGCAGGACGCCAAGAAGGGTGCGATTCACTCGCACGCCGGAACGGGTACCTACGTGACGGTGAGCATTCTCGAAAGGGAGGACTGA
- a CDS encoding nucleotide-binding protein, with the protein MAPIQIEQGYSITYLHSYGQDSPWFAGATNKKLLASRDAETGYTYATPRGHDMYTGEETEWIDITDRKASVHAVTVCYFGSEEFLPETPYVLALIQYEGVDTLFLTRLMGVDPDAVSLDWIDMEVKPRFLRNSKLKPTDVYFVPA; encoded by the coding sequence ATGGCGCCCATTCAGATCGAGCAGGGATACTCGATCACGTATCTGCACTCGTACGGTCAGGACAGCCCCTGGTTCGCCGGAGCGACGAACAAGAAGCTGCTGGCAAGCCGTGATGCCGAGACCGGCTACACGTACGCGACACCGCGGGGCCACGACATGTACACGGGTGAAGAGACGGAGTGGATCGATATCACGGACCGGAAGGCCTCGGTGCACGCAGTCACCGTCTGCTACTTCGGATCCGAAGAGTTCCTTCCCGAGACTCCATACGTGCTCGCGTTGATCCAATATGAAGGCGTGGACACACTGTTCTTGACGAGGCTGATGGGAGTCGATCCCGACGCCGTCTCACTCGACTGGATCGACATGGAGGTCAAGCCCCGCTTTCTGCGCAACTCGAAATTGAAGCCGACCGACGTCTATTTCGTTCCGGCCTGA
- the pstS gene encoding phosphate ABC transporter substrate-binding protein PstS produces MSDSQRGAKMWHRFRIATLIAAVTLVAAACSTSSGSSAAAPAPAGDATTTAAPALAGTLNGAGATFPAPIYLEWIGAYQKEFPDVRVNYQAIGSGGGVQNFIQQTVDFAGTDAFLTDDELAEASQNGTVYHIPTVFGAVVPAYNLPGLDGLTLDCDSLAGVFLGTITQWNDPAITALNPQATLPDESIQIVHRSDGSGTTNAFTLYLDICNPQWHDTVGYGKDVEWPVGVGGKGNDGVAAAISNTEGSLGYVELAYATQTGLQVTSMVNQSGNVVEPNLASTAAAADGVAFPDDLRFTLADTPAPQGWPIATATWILAYGNMPQEEAQLLQSWLTWALTQGDDAAKALDYAPIPDSLQEKALAFVDKIGKG; encoded by the coding sequence ATGTCCGATAGTCAACGGGGAGCGAAGATGTGGCACAGGTTCCGCATCGCAACCCTCATCGCAGCTGTGACGCTCGTCGCAGCGGCATGCTCGACCTCGTCGGGGTCGTCGGCTGCCGCTCCGGCCCCCGCAGGGGACGCGACCACGACCGCCGCTCCGGCCCTGGCGGGTACCTTGAACGGCGCCGGCGCAACCTTCCCCGCCCCCATCTACCTGGAGTGGATCGGCGCCTACCAGAAGGAATTCCCGGACGTCCGCGTCAACTACCAGGCGATCGGCTCTGGCGGCGGAGTCCAGAACTTCATCCAACAGACCGTCGACTTTGCCGGGACCGACGCCTTCCTCACCGACGATGAGCTGGCCGAGGCATCGCAGAACGGGACCGTCTACCACATCCCCACCGTCTTCGGCGCGGTCGTACCTGCCTACAACCTGCCTGGTCTCGACGGTCTCACGCTCGACTGTGACAGTCTGGCCGGCGTCTTCCTCGGCACGATCACCCAGTGGAACGACCCCGCCATCACCGCCCTCAACCCGCAGGCGACGCTCCCTGACGAAAGTATCCAGATCGTCCATCGCTCTGATGGATCCGGAACCACCAACGCCTTCACCCTCTACCTCGACATCTGCAACCCGCAGTGGCACGACACCGTGGGGTACGGCAAGGACGTCGAATGGCCTGTCGGAGTCGGCGGCAAGGGCAATGACGGAGTCGCCGCTGCGATCTCCAATACCGAAGGATCTCTCGGTTACGTCGAGTTGGCATACGCCACCCAGACCGGTCTCCAGGTCACCTCCATGGTCAACCAGTCCGGCAACGTCGTTGAGCCGAATCTCGCATCCACCGCAGCGGCCGCCGACGGCGTCGCCTTCCCCGACGACCTTCGCTTCACCCTGGCCGATACGCCGGCACCCCAAGGCTGGCCCATTGCCACCGCCACCTGGATACTCGCCTACGGCAACATGCCCCAGGAAGAGGCACAGCTCCTCCAGTCATGGCTGACCTGGGCCCTCACCCAGGGTGACGATGCGGCCAAGGCTCTCGACTATGCGCCCATCCCCGACTCGCTCCAGGAGAAGGCGCTCGCCTTCGTCGACAAGATCGGTAAAGGCTGA
- the pstC gene encoding phosphate ABC transporter permease subunit PstC has translation MTKTIGEPRGQQPRRPIVDRPRRRGDRVFRRATLAAAAVVLLLLAIMIVSTTIASLPVWRSQGIVGFLLGMRWVPNKAIFGAFPFIYGTVVTALIGVLVGVPISVLIALYISEVAGPKVAGPVSYLIDLLAAIPSVVYALWGIFVFVPYVVKPISDLLARYLGWTGIFEGPVFGLSYLSTGLVLSIMIVPIISAICREVFATVPAGEKEAALALGATRWEMIRLAILPRSRPGIVGAVMLGLGRALGETIAAALLIGSQVGIHLSVVQPGYTMAAVIANQFQEADAAQISALLGIGVVLFFITIVVNVLARIVVARTGGTLVSADL, from the coding sequence ATGACCAAGACCATCGGCGAACCCAGGGGGCAGCAGCCTCGCCGGCCGATCGTCGATCGTCCCCGACGCCGTGGCGATCGCGTCTTCCGGCGCGCCACACTGGCGGCGGCGGCCGTCGTGCTGCTCCTCCTCGCCATCATGATCGTGTCGACCACCATCGCATCGCTCCCCGTATGGCGATCCCAAGGCATCGTCGGGTTCCTCCTCGGGATGCGCTGGGTGCCGAACAAGGCCATTTTCGGAGCCTTCCCCTTCATATACGGCACGGTCGTCACCGCACTCATCGGCGTCCTCGTCGGTGTCCCCATCAGCGTGCTCATCGCCCTCTACATCTCGGAGGTCGCCGGCCCGAAGGTCGCAGGCCCGGTGTCGTACCTCATCGACCTCCTCGCCGCCATCCCTTCGGTCGTCTACGCGCTCTGGGGCATCTTCGTCTTCGTCCCCTACGTGGTGAAGCCGATCTCCGATCTTCTCGCCCGATACCTGGGCTGGACCGGCATCTTCGAGGGTCCCGTCTTCGGCCTCTCCTACCTCTCGACCGGACTCGTCCTCTCGATCATGATCGTGCCCATCATCAGCGCCATCTGCCGAGAAGTCTTCGCCACCGTCCCTGCGGGAGAGAAGGAGGCGGCCCTGGCACTCGGAGCAACGCGCTGGGAGATGATCCGCCTCGCGATCCTGCCGCGTTCCCGCCCGGGCATCGTCGGTGCGGTCATGCTGGGTCTTGGCAGGGCCCTCGGCGAGACCATTGCCGCCGCGCTGCTCATCGGATCTCAGGTGGGCATCCACCTCTCTGTCGTCCAACCCGGCTACACGATGGCAGCGGTCATCGCCAACCAGTTCCAGGAGGCCGACGCGGCGCAGATCAGCGCTCTCCTCGGCATCGGCGTCGTCCTCTTCTTCATCACCATCGTCGTGAACGTGCTGGCGCGCATCGTCGTGGCGCGCACCGGAGGCACCCTCGTGTCGGCGGATCTATGA
- the pstA gene encoding phosphate ABC transporter permease PstA: MTTAPVSLGRPLSARRRLADRLALTAMYAAVGVSLIPLALIAYFLIVRGLGAMSWEFLTSSQPLSYVQHGGGALNALVGTLYMVGLASLLAVPLGIAAAIYLNEYGSGRFAAVVRFFADVMTGVPSVFVGLFIYTLLIVPTSLGFSAMAGGMALALIMLPIIIRSTEEILRLVPPSLRDASAALGATRAYTIMKVVLPAARRGITTGVMLAVARAAGETAPLIMTALGSVQLVFGWTIPISALPLFIYDGARNPFAAGQQRAFAAAAELLAIVLVFTVTASRHDRGLGQ, translated from the coding sequence ATGACCACGGCACCCGTATCACTGGGCAGGCCCCTCTCGGCTCGCCGTCGGCTCGCCGACCGTCTGGCGCTCACCGCCATGTACGCCGCGGTCGGGGTGTCGCTCATCCCCCTTGCCCTCATTGCGTACTTCCTCATCGTGCGCGGCCTGGGGGCGATGAGCTGGGAGTTCCTCACCAGCTCCCAGCCCCTCAGCTATGTCCAGCACGGTGGCGGTGCACTCAACGCTCTCGTCGGCACCCTCTACATGGTCGGGCTTGCCTCCCTGCTCGCCGTCCCGCTCGGTATCGCCGCCGCCATCTACCTCAACGAGTACGGCTCCGGCCGGTTCGCAGCCGTCGTCCGCTTCTTTGCCGATGTCATGACGGGCGTGCCCTCGGTCTTCGTCGGGCTCTTCATCTACACCCTTCTCATCGTTCCCACGTCGCTCGGGTTCTCGGCCATGGCCGGAGGGATGGCCCTCGCTCTCATCATGCTGCCCATCATCATCCGCTCGACCGAAGAGATCCTCCGGCTCGTCCCTCCGAGTCTGCGGGACGCCAGCGCGGCATTGGGAGCCACCCGGGCGTACACGATCATGAAGGTCGTGCTCCCTGCAGCGCGTCGCGGGATCACTACGGGGGTGATGCTCGCCGTCGCTCGCGCCGCCGGGGAGACCGCGCCCCTGATCATGACCGCGCTCGGATCGGTCCAGCTCGTGTTCGGCTGGACCATCCCGATCTCTGCGCTTCCGCTCTTCATCTACGACGGGGCCCGCAACCCGTTCGCTGCGGGACAGCAACGCGCCTTCGCTGCGGCCGCCGAACTCCTCGCCATCGTCCTCGTCTTCACCGTCACCGCCTCCCGACATGACCGGGGGCTTGGCCAATGA